From one Dermacentor silvarum isolate Dsil-2018 chromosome 3, BIME_Dsil_1.4, whole genome shotgun sequence genomic stretch:
- the LOC119446075 gene encoding uncharacterized protein LOC119446075 isoform X1, producing the protein MKRPRSPCFAAQRRFKGLRRLHTAATTAPLSRRKRSLDCGLDRTPGSPPVKRPRFEGGVDDSHAFLWEIQETPKEPTFGKDAKHKQQHKNGGSAGGGPAVTAALAQTSPATSPMDAQTSPMIEPGGRDKLDLSAVLSGPPLPADAAMELSSPPASDEDDPAFNAFNYWKTPFPDVSGDIVME; encoded by the exons ATGAAGCGGCCGAGGAGTCCATGTTTTGCCGCCCAGCGGAGGTTCAAAGGACTGCGTCGTCTGCACACGGCGGCGACGACAGCGCCGCTTTCGCGGCGCAAGCGCTCGCTTGACTGCGGGCTCGATCGAACGCCGGGTTCGCCGCCAGTAAAGAGACCGCGGTTCGAGGGCGGTGTCGACGACAGCCATGCCTTCCTCTGGGAAATCCAGGAGACACCGAAAGAACCGACCTTCGGTAAG GATGCCAAGCACAAGCAGCAGCACAAGAATGGCGGCAGCGCTGGCGGTGGACCCGCCGTGACGGCCGCGCTGGCGCAGACGTCGCCGGCCACCTCGCCGATGGACGCGCAGACGTCGCCCATGATCGAACCGGGCGGCCGCGACAAGCTGGACCTGTCCGCGGTGCTGTCCGGTCCCCCGCTGCCCGCCGACGCCGCCATGGAGCTGTCCAGCCCGCCGGCCTCGGATGAGGACGACCCGGCGTTCAACGCCTTCAACTACTGGAAGACCCCTTTCCCTGACGTCAGCGGCGACATCGTCATGGAGTAA
- the LOC119446075 gene encoding uncharacterized protein LOC119446075 isoform X2, with product MPSSGKSRRHRKNRPSDAKHKQQHKNGGSAGGGPAVTAALAQTSPATSPMDAQTSPMIEPGGRDKLDLSAVLSGPPLPADAAMELSSPPASDEDDPAFNAFNYWKTPFPDVSGDIVME from the exons ATGCCTTCCTCTGGGAAATCCAGGAGACACCGAAAGAACCGACCTTCG GATGCCAAGCACAAGCAGCAGCACAAGAATGGCGGCAGCGCTGGCGGTGGACCCGCCGTGACGGCCGCGCTGGCGCAGACGTCGCCGGCCACCTCGCCGATGGACGCGCAGACGTCGCCCATGATCGAACCGGGCGGCCGCGACAAGCTGGACCTGTCCGCGGTGCTGTCCGGTCCCCCGCTGCCCGCCGACGCCGCCATGGAGCTGTCCAGCCCGCCGGCCTCGGATGAGGACGACCCGGCGTTCAACGCCTTCAACTACTGGAAGACCCCTTTCCCTGACGTCAGCGGCGACATCGTCATGGAGTAA